In the genome of Pristis pectinata isolate sPriPec2 chromosome 25, sPriPec2.1.pri, whole genome shotgun sequence, the window ttgaaataagcTGTACAATTACTACCAACTAAAAACCAAAACtccacagaagctggaaatctgacataaaagtctgttcctctttccgcagatgctgcctgacctgctgaatgtttccagcatgttgtgtTTTTACTTCTGTCTAACTACTAACAATTATTTCCCTCCTATTTGCCTCTTTCCTCTAATTTCATGGATTCAttctttctttattctttatttctttatttgtcattgtactgttgcaacaacaacacaacgagattacgatggcactcccttgcctaataaaaaccaaaacagtaaattgataagagcaattataactataaaataaaataaacatacttacacaaatataaagtataaaaaatataaaaaggcagcgtgcaaatgaaccatgagaaTAATattaatgataatcagcagcatattaatatcaatatattaaataacaccatgatgagtccagccagtaaagggggggaagacatagtatgtgtaatATGTACGTATaagaggtgtcagtccatgttcaacaatttaacagctttgggaaaaaagctgtgtttcagtcttgtagtgtgtgcatgtattgtcctgtatcacctaccagaggggagtagtttaaaaaggtagtgagcagggtgagctggttctcgaatgatgtttaaagccctgctgtGACATCGAGCCTTTTCTACTAGTGAATGGATACCCCTTGTTATGTCagtcagtggggtgggggagtgaaacATGAGCTAAACTTAGGTCGAGCAGTTTGCGGAGAAGCCTAGATTTAAGGACTTGCTTTTTTTCAAATTAATCTTGACTTAACACAACTCCTGAATAGTTTGCTGGGAAATCCAAGATTCCTTCAAGTCAGATGTTGAATCAGGTGACTTTAATTCGTAGGATCAGGTAGACGTTGATATGGTTATGCAGTGGTTTTGTAACTTGAGTGGACAATCCAGATGTTTGGACTAGTAACCCAAGACCATAAATTCAAATGCCAGCAGAAAAACtggaaataaatctgaaataaaaagctagcACCAACAATAGTGACCATGAATGGTAGTGTGGggcatgcacagtagtgtagcagttagcgtaacgctattacagtgccggcgacccaggttcaattcctgccgctgtctgtaaggagtttgtacgttctccccatgtctgtgttggtttcctccgggttctccagtttcctcccacattccaaagacctacgagttaggaagttgtgggcatgtgtgttggcaccagaagtgtggaactcagcgagtcaggcagcatctatggagggaaatggacagttgatgttttggttgagacccttcatcaagactggaaagaaagaggggaggtagccagtccTTCACATGTGCGTCCATCTTGTTACACGtgcccctacacctcttccctcaccaccactcagggcCCTAAACAATCCTTCGAGGTGAGGCAgtacttcacatgtgaatccatcttCCCCACCATTTTTAtattggctacctcccctctttctttccagtcttgataaagggtctcaactgaaatgtcaactgtccatttccctccataagtgctgcctgacccactaagttcctccagctcctttgtgtgttgctccaggtttccagcatctgcagtctcttgtgtctccactatattctgcattctgttcttctttttattacctcagtGTAGTTATGTAtgggatggcacacaaacaaaagattttcactgtatctcagtacatgtgacaataataaagcaataccaataccaaaaggtgCACCATTTATCAGTTACCATCCTTATCCTGTCTAATAGTAACCTCTGGCCCATTGCTAAGTGGTTGATTTTCAAATGCCCTGTgaagtggcccagcaagccatttCAAGGGTATTTAGAAATGGACAATGAATATTGCTTTGTCAAAAACTCTGACATCTAGTGAAAGAATTAAACATAGCtctgattttaatttcattttttacttGGTCTGGATTGTTAGCAATCATtgctttcccctgggtgttctagtttcttcccacatcccaaagaaatgttgACTGGTAGGCTAATTGCCCCTAGCGTAGGaaagcggtagaatctggggtgagttgatgaggATTTGAGgcaaataaaataggattagtgtaggattactgacggtgagtgcttgatggttgcactgactggttgcatcacggtccggtacggcaattcaaatgtgcaggaaaataagaagctgcagagagtagtggactcagcccaatacatcacgggcacatcccttcccaccatcgggagtatctacatgaggtactgcctcaataaggcaacatctatcatcaaagacacccaccacctgggccacaccatcttctcattgctaccatcgggcaggaggtacaagagcttgaagtcccacaccaccaggttcaagaacagctgcttcccttcagcatcttggttcttgaaccacccagcacaaccctagtcaccacctcagtatagcaacactacgaccactttgactactttgcactacaatggactttttttttgttctaactgtgctctttcttgtatagttttgtataatttgtattgttaatttgtttttcttgtgaatgttctgtatttcttgccaagtgcctgtgatgctgctgcaagtaagtttttcattgcacctgtgcatacataagACACGatgttatttattagtcacatgtccatcgaaacacacagtgaaatgcatctttttgcattactgagaatgtgctgggggcagactgcaaatgtcaccactcttccagtgccaacatagcatgcccacagctcctaacccgtacgtctttggaatgtgaggaaaccggagcatctggaggaaacccacgcagacacggggagaacgtacaaactccttacagacaacggcgggaattgaacctgggtcgctggtgctgttatgctaaccgctacaccaccgtgccataccgtacatgtacttgtgcatatgacaataaacttgactttgacttttcgaCTTTGACTCAGTgggcaaaggacctgtttccatgcagtttgattccatgactctatgaccctctaCATGTTTAACACAAATCCTTCTAAAGTTCCTTCAACACTATGGTGATGTATCTTATTTATCTTGTCAGTGACATGCAGCTGCAAAGAGTTGCAAAAGagccacattctttctgtgacaaGTCTGCAATTTCATTGATTAACTGGTGTGCTATTATAAATTTAACAAATTTAATGACAAGCTTGCCTTGTTTTCTTCCTCTCCGGCTCATAAAGAATCATCCTTTACCCCCGGTTAACATCTCCTTTCTTTTGCAGTCGGCTTCGGCTCCGGGTGGAGATCACCTCGGCAATGCAAACTGCCACATGGAGTAGCATCGGGGAACAACCGGCCTCGCCTCTAACTTCCGGCTTCAACTCTTGGAAATCAGCGGCCCTTCCCAAGAATTTGGGTATAGCCACATCTGGAAGCAgtgcattcagcccctcaaacacaGCTCCCAACTTTTCCTTTAATAACAAGTATGCCTTGCTCAATGGCCCAAGCTTAAAGACTCAGGATTGTGGTCAGTTCAAACCCAACCTCCAGTCAACGGTTGAATACTTTTCCAACCCCTTGCACCCACGTGTTGACATGGCTCACTATCACGACTCCTGGTTTAGACCCTCTCATCAAAGTGGTCCTGCTGAAGACGGGGGTCTCTCAGCCACTTGGTGGGACTTACATCCTGGATCGAGCTGGATGGACCTGCAGAATGCACCGGCTGGTCTTCAAAGCTCGGCCCATCCAGGCGGTTTGCAGCCCCCTCTGGGCAACTATGGGTCTGAGCACCAGATCTGTGGCCCTCCAACTCACCTCTTGCAGCCCAACCAAGTTATGATCAACCAAGATGGATATAAGCAAGCCGAGCCCGTCCAGGAGCCCCTGGTCTTGAACCAGACACTGGATGGAGCCTCTCGACCAAAGAGCGCCAGAAGGTCATTGTCTCGAAGCTCGGGTCAGGGGAACTGCCGTTGTCCCAACTGCCTAGAGGCTGAGAGACTAGGGACATCAGCGGACGGCAGCAACAAGAAGAAAGTCCTGCACAATTGCCACATCCCTGGTTGCGGGAAGGCATATGTAAAGACCTCTCACCTCAAGGCCCACCTAAGGTGGCACAGCGGAGACCGGCCTTTTGTCTGCAACTGGCTCTTCTGCGGCAAACGTTTCACCCGCTCCGACGAGCTCCAGCGTCACCTGCAGACCCACACGGGCTCCAAGAGGTTCCTCTGCCCCATCTGTAACCGGGTCTTCATGAGGACCGACCACCTCACCAAGCACATGAAGACACACGGAGAGGCCAGCCAGGCAGGCACCAAAGAGACGGCCAGAGAGGGCAGCAAGTGTATCTCGCTACCTGGGCCGCCCCAGTCCCCGGGAAGCATGCAGAGAGATTGTGAGGGGAAGGGAGTCAGCGATGGACTCTCAGTTGCTGATAGGCAGCAAAACTGAGACCTTGCAAGTGTGCTTTCATTGTAAAGTGTATGTATTGTTAGTATGTGAAATAGTTGCACTTGCTAAGCGCTGTATATTATTGTATAGTCTctgaaggaaattcagcattCCCAGAAAAGGTTACACTTCTCCAATGGTTTTTGAGTTATTAAATGAGCACTAAAAGATGTGGTGAAAATCTATTTTACTTTACTTACAGAACTGACAACCAGAGAAAAGTTttggcatggaaggaggccaagCAGTCCATCATGCCTGTGCAATCCAGTtggtcctgctcccctgaccctcttcaaagcctctccttcccctttcaagtacttattccagttcctttttgagcaccacaattgaatctgtcctcacagtgcatttcagattttaCCTCTTGTTGCCCAAAAAATTGTTCCTTCTCATGtcacctttgtttttattttgccagaTATCCTAAGTCTGTGCTTCTTGACCCTTCTGTCAATGGGAACACTTTGTCTTTAGCTGCTCTGACTAGATCCTTTGttatttaaatacctccatcagatcctcTCAACTGTTCGAAGGAGAACAACCCTAACTTCTCCAGATTGAGTAGtcctcatttctggaatcattctagtaaatctcttctgcaccttccctAAGTCTTTTACAAATTTCCTTAAACATAGTGCCTAGACCtggatacaatattccagatgtgggaaTATCAGTATTTTATAGCGTCTCATCATGACTAGTTTGCTCTTGTTACTGTATGTCACTGTTAGGATTTTGTATGATTTTACTCAACATAGAGCACCAGGTTGCTCTGTTCCTTCTAGAACTGTGCACTCTCATTTAATGCTGCCCCTCTTTCGGCGGAGATACAATACCACATTTTTCTGTGATAAATTCCAGCTGCCCGTTCAGCCAAGCTGCCCACATGCTTTTGGTCTGTTACTGAACAGGCATTTCACCATActtccaacttttgtgtcatctgcaaatttggaaattgtgcccgaTACC includes:
- the LOC127582907 gene encoding transcription factor Sp6-like, coding for MQTATWSSIGEQPASPLTSGFNSWKSAALPKNLGIATSGSSAFSPSNTAPNFSFNNKYALLNGPSLKTQDCGQFKPNLQSTVEYFSNPLHPRVDMAHYHDSWFRPSHQSGPAEDGGLSATWWDLHPGSSWMDLQNAPAGLQSSAHPGGLQPPLGNYGSEHQICGPPTHLLQPNQVMINQDGYKQAEPVQEPLVLNQTLDGASRPKSARRSLSRSSGQGNCRCPNCLEAERLGTSADGSNKKKVLHNCHIPGCGKAYVKTSHLKAHLRWHSGDRPFVCNWLFCGKRFTRSDELQRHLQTHTGSKRFLCPICNRVFMRTDHLTKHMKTHGEASQAGTKETAREGSKCISLPGPPQSPGSMQRDCEGKGVSDGLSVADRQQN